The genomic DNA GAATAAGCCAAGAAACAAGCAAACACGTACTTTAAACAGTTGCTTTAAAAAAGTCTTGCCATTTAATAACTGTTACTTTCTCCCTTAACGCATAGACGAGGACAACGAGAGCAAACAATATAATTAAAATCATTGTCGGGGTAAATCTGCTAATAAATTCACCAAACACGGTGTAAAAGAGGATAAGCGGGACGTTTGAAATCAATGCACCTTTCATATATTCTTTCAAACTGCCGTTACGTTCAATCAAACAAAAATTTAATAAATGATAATGAATAAAAGGGATAAGTCTTAATATCGTAATTTGTGAAACAGTTAAATTTCGATACTCTCCGAACCATCTTTTTTTAATTTTTAAAAGCTTCTTATGAATATTTGGCATTTTTTTTATCATAAAATAAAACAATAAGTTCACTAGCATTAATCCAATGAGCGAGTATATCGTCCCACATAATGTTCCAAACAGCACTCCGCCAGAGATGATTACAATAGCAACGGGAATAAATAAAAATTGTCTTAAAAGATGAAACAAAATAAAAGCAATTGGTGCCAAAAATCCCCCAGCTTCAACATAATAAAAAGCAATTAACAGCTTTTCATTCATCATTTCACCCTCTTAAATACTGCTTCACACGATATTAAAGCTTATAAAAAGGGACAAAACGTTATGACAAAAACAGCAAAAAATATCTCTTTAGATCAACTCTCGATCAACAAGAAAACGGGATCAATATTCTTTATTAATACGTTTCAATAACCTTCAACAGCATTTTATAGTACAAAAAAACCTTTTAATATTTTTCACTATAAACTTGCTAATACTTTTTGTACTTGCCGTTAGTTTGCGCTGACTAGTCAAGGCTATATTATTTAACAATAATCATAATGATATATTGCTTTTTTCTGTGAAAAATTACGTCCGAGAACACAAACTTGAAATTTCATAAACACTTCAAAAGTAGCACTGAACAAACCCCTAGCAGAGAAATGCAACACCAAACTAAGGTTACTTTATTTTAAGTTTTTTCTCTATCGCGCCTTCGCCTGGCGACCTCTTCATTCAAATGCAGAGTTAGATCTTTTCTTTACTTGAATGAAGAGAAAATAAATACCTAGTTTTTAATTTACAATCTTGTGAAAGTGCATACGTTGTATTTAGAGGGCGATAAATATTGGCTATTACCTAAAACAAAAATACCTCAAGAGGACTTTAGCCTATCAAGGTATTTTTTTAATCTAATTGTACAGTAATATTATTGTTCATTATACAAATTGATTAACTCACATTTAAAATCTTCATACATTAAAAATGCTTCTTTTAATATCTCTTCTAATTCTATATAATTTCGAAAAACCGGTTCTAGTATTCTTTCACTTGGATCAATTAATAACCTTGAGTAAACACTCCAAGGACTCCCTAATCTTACCTCATTATTATGATAAACAACCCAAATAAACTCTGTCATTCCATATTCTAAAATTATATTAAACCATATCATATAATTCGGTGAATTATCTACAACCCCTACTTTGATAAAATTTTCTTTCTTATCAAAAGATGCATCATAACCTAAAGTATTAATTATTTCAATAACCTTCTCTATTTCATAGTTTTCAAAACTGTCATCGGGATTACCGTTAAAACGATTAGACATTTCCTTATACCTGTCTATAAATTCGATTTTTTTCAAGGTAGCTTTAATTTCGGGTTTCATTTCAAAACTCATTCTCTATTCCTCCATAAACCTTAATTCTACTTCATATTCTTTTGCTATTTGTTTGTATCTTTCGATATCAGTTATATTTTTATTTATCGCTGGTATTTCCAATATTAGTTTTCTTTCTAATAGCTTACCATTTAACTCTGGATAGCGATTTGAATGTATTTTCGTGCCGGCAGAATATTTCTGATTCATTTCTTTTAGGTATGCCCTATAAGTTTTTTCATCAATCATATCTAAATCCGTTGCTTTCCTTGAAATTATTTCTTTAGCAATAGGATGATCATATGAATCTAATCTTTTCCCATTTTCTAAATGAATCTCATGATAATTATATATACGTCTCTTTCTAACAGTCTTATTAAACTTGTTTCCCCTTGCCATAGGAGAATCGTTTAACCAATAATCTCTTGCTTCTTTCCATTCTAGCTATCACTCGGAATTTTTCCTTCTTTTGCTTTACGGGAAAGATATTTTACATAATTAGATTCTAAATTTGAATCTATAAATCTCCCATTTGGAAGCTAGAAGATCTTTACCCGTTCCCTTACCAATTACATCCACATCCTCCGACACTTTCCCACCACGATTTTCTCCAAACGCTTCCTTACTCGCCTGATGGATTCGATTGTACAAGTTATCCATGACGTTGTATGGAATATTGTCAACTTTGCCTGT from Bacillus aquiflavi includes the following:
- a CDS encoding TVP38/TMEM64 family protein: MNEKLLIAFYYVEAGGFLAPIAFILFHLLRQFLFIPVAIVIISGGVLFGTLCGTIYSLIGLMLVNLLFYFMIKKMPNIHKKLLKIKKRWFGEYRNLTVSQITILRLIPFIHYHLLNFCLIERNGSLKEYMKGALISNVPLILFYTVFGEFISRFTPTMILIILFALVVLVYALREKVTVIKWQDFFKATV